Proteins from a single region of Runella sp. SP2:
- a CDS encoding ComEC/Rec2 family competence protein: MIYAQYIRHSTFFIRPSQESSGCEQPSPRLALLLALCLLSLCSLAQQVGKPLAKWKEGGLDIHHINTGQGNATLLVFPDGTTLLVDAGAINSRDWRTNKPRNIPTKPSNERQAGEWIARYVQKALTHQTSPAIDYALISHFHDDHMGTPLNVKKQSGAGYTLAGITEVGEFIPIRKIIDRGWPDYSYPTPMTADSMVSNYRRFLQWQQQHKGMAIERFRAGSNDQIVPLKSKKYPFEVRNIAVNGEMWTGSGNQTTPLFPPLSSLKSADFPNENMCSAVFQIRYGKFEYFSGGDLQGVIRFGVPAWHDVETPIAQVVGPVEVQLVDHHGYPDSQNGTLLTRLQPRVMVVPSWASAHPGKDVLERMFSEEYYKGPRDVFMTNLLPEAKTAIADLLPRLQSEGGHVVIRVEKGGKKYQIMVLDDTAESFRVKAVYGPYQSK, translated from the coding sequence ATGATTTACGCTCAATATATTCGACATTCTACTTTCTTCATTCGACCTTCTCAGGAGTCGTCGGGTTGTGAGCAACCCTCCCCACGGCTGGCTTTGCTCCTTGCCCTTTGCCTTTTGTCCCTTTGCTCGTTGGCTCAGCAGGTAGGGAAACCGTTAGCGAAGTGGAAAGAAGGTGGGTTGGATATTCACCACATCAATACAGGACAGGGAAATGCTACGCTGCTGGTATTTCCCGACGGAACGACCTTGCTGGTGGATGCGGGCGCTATCAATTCACGAGATTGGCGGACGAATAAGCCCCGAAATATTCCAACAAAACCCTCCAACGAACGACAAGCGGGGGAGTGGATTGCGCGCTATGTTCAGAAAGCATTGACGCACCAGACTTCACCAGCTATTGACTACGCCCTCATTTCTCATTTCCACGACGACCACATGGGCACCCCTCTCAATGTTAAGAAGCAATCTGGTGCTGGATACACGTTGGCAGGAATTACGGAAGTGGGGGAGTTCATTCCAATTCGAAAAATCATTGACCGAGGTTGGCCTGATTATTCGTATCCTACTCCCATGACGGCCGATTCGATGGTGAGTAATTATCGGCGGTTTTTGCAATGGCAACAGCAACACAAAGGGATGGCCATTGAGCGTTTTCGGGCGGGAAGTAACGACCAAATTGTGCCATTGAAAAGCAAGAAATACCCTTTTGAGGTGCGAAACATTGCCGTTAATGGGGAAATGTGGACGGGCTCAGGAAATCAAACGACGCCGCTTTTCCCTCCGCTGTCTTCGCTAAAATCGGCTGATTTTCCCAATGAAAATATGTGCAGTGCCGTGTTTCAGATTCGCTATGGGAAGTTCGAATATTTCTCGGGGGGAGATTTACAAGGGGTGATTCGATTTGGCGTACCCGCGTGGCACGATGTAGAAACGCCGATTGCGCAGGTGGTAGGGCCAGTAGAGGTACAACTCGTTGACCACCACGGCTATCCTGATTCCCAAAATGGGACGTTGTTGACCCGTTTGCAGCCGCGCGTAATGGTGGTGCCGAGCTGGGCATCGGCGCATCCAGGGAAGGATGTGCTTGAGCGGATGTTTTCGGAAGAGTATTACAAAGGCCCGCGCGATGTTTTTATGACCAACCTGCTTCCAGAAGCCAAAACGGCCATTGCTGATTTGTTGCCTCGCCTCCAAAGCGAAGGTGGACACGTGGTGATACGGGTCGAAAAAGGCGGGAAAAAGTACCAAATAATGGTACTGGACGATACCGCCGAATCGTTTCGTGTCAAGGCGGTGTATGGCCCCTACCAGTCGAAGTAA
- a CDS encoding T9SS type A sorting domain-containing protein, which produces MKTNMTFFALVVGLGVATTAMSQDVKKEEKAADKDKVTIRVRMSEEKDGKVETFERTYTYNGLSEEEREKKVKTIMDSLRNDSKAAANRRLSVEIEEGSSVLRDKERWGDREHITVIPKDGRKRDVQIYRYEQPSDRRERNGDRKSERTYEFKFDDEAFADRMQRVEKRIEPQMRKLERNMEEWSRDFEPKFKEFWHGDINISGAGKPASIRGLEAYPNNPEKNELNVRFYAPAKGDVTISVTDTKGKQIAKKEVKDFTGDYVGQLDLGKNVKGTYFISVVQNEDGTVKRIVVE; this is translated from the coding sequence ATGAAAACAAACATGACTTTTTTTGCGCTGGTAGTAGGGCTGGGAGTAGCCACTACGGCAATGTCGCAAGACGTTAAGAAAGAAGAAAAAGCCGCCGACAAAGACAAAGTGACGATTCGCGTGCGGATGTCGGAGGAGAAAGACGGTAAAGTAGAAACGTTTGAGCGGACTTATACGTACAACGGTCTTTCGGAAGAAGAACGCGAGAAGAAAGTGAAAACCATCATGGATTCGCTTCGCAACGACAGCAAAGCCGCTGCCAATCGCCGTTTAAGCGTTGAAATTGAGGAGGGTTCGAGCGTGCTACGTGACAAAGAACGTTGGGGCGACCGAGAACACATTACCGTTATTCCAAAAGATGGCCGCAAACGCGACGTGCAAATTTATCGCTACGAGCAGCCGTCTGACCGACGCGAGCGCAATGGTGACCGCAAAAGCGAACGTACGTACGAGTTTAAGTTTGACGACGAAGCCTTTGCCGACCGTATGCAGCGGGTTGAAAAGCGGATTGAGCCTCAGATGCGTAAACTAGAGCGTAACATGGAAGAATGGAGCCGCGATTTTGAACCCAAATTCAAGGAGTTTTGGCACGGCGACATCAACATCAGCGGTGCGGGAAAACCTGCTTCCATCCGTGGCCTAGAGGCGTATCCCAACAACCCCGAAAAAAATGAATTGAACGTTCGTTTTTATGCCCCCGCCAAAGGCGACGTGACCATCTCGGTAACTGACACCAAAGGTAAACAAATCGCCAAAAAAGAAGTGAAAGATTTTACGGGCGATTACGTAGGTCAATTGGATTTGGGGAAAAACGTCAAAGGCACTTATTTCATCAGTGTTGTTCAGAACGAAGACGGTACCGTGAAGCGTATTGTGGTAGAGTAA
- a CDS encoding sensor histidine kinase KdpD has translation MMTKQKIRLLISLMGLAALSLMGFQWYWITSALALRNEQFELKVSDALQDVVRKLEKQEIIYLIRQREEIEQQQRKLKALNKNRLAQKTQTPKHRLPDEYTASAGRDGNLTGTNPTDALTPRNRSMTDFQANLINEILRQRNDELPHIERFLRIHAEQERMFEAWFDQMGRVLMPADTLGNSSVMMTVRSSVQKARHPLEKRATRDENEAKSKTLASQTDLLKDVFKDLLFSKRPMEQRVNRLMIDSLLKKSLAERGIGLPYEFAIQNNNQSNVLFSTIAYRPDTTGSELFRASLFPNEINTLPSQLLVYFPERQAFILQNMSFSLISSALLLLVILGCFYVAVTTILKQKKLSDVKNDFINNMTHEFKTPLSTISLAVSMAREQVETPQSEKAKIQRYLGIIRDETQRLGGHVEKVLQMALLDRGEIKLKPTEVNIHDVIEKVLNNLGVQLEQRQGEIELSFEATNELVEADELHLTNILTNLLDNANKYSPEAPHIAVGTYSDDSFVYVSVSDQGRGMTKEQQTKIFDPFYRVPTGNIHDVKGFGLGLSYVKKMVEAHGGAIEVESKLGKGSTFTVKLPLKHD, from the coding sequence ATGATGACGAAACAAAAAATACGCTTATTGATTTCTCTGATGGGGCTGGCGGCGCTCAGTCTGATGGGGTTTCAATGGTATTGGATTACGAGTGCGTTGGCGTTGCGCAATGAGCAGTTTGAGCTCAAAGTCTCGGATGCGTTGCAGGATGTCGTCCGTAAACTGGAGAAACAGGAAATCATTTATTTGATTCGACAACGCGAAGAAATTGAACAGCAGCAGCGTAAACTGAAGGCGCTGAATAAGAACCGTTTGGCTCAAAAAACGCAAACTCCCAAGCACCGACTGCCCGACGAATACACGGCTTCGGCGGGGCGAGATGGCAACCTGACGGGCACCAACCCGACCGACGCACTGACGCCGCGCAATCGGTCGATGACTGATTTTCAGGCCAATCTTATCAATGAAATTTTGAGACAACGCAACGACGAATTGCCGCATATTGAGCGGTTTTTGCGGATTCATGCCGAACAAGAACGGATGTTTGAAGCGTGGTTTGACCAAATGGGGCGGGTACTAATGCCCGCTGATACGCTCGGCAATAGCTCGGTGATGATGACGGTGCGTTCGTCGGTGCAAAAAGCCCGTCACCCCCTCGAAAAAAGAGCAACACGCGACGAAAACGAGGCAAAATCAAAAACGCTGGCTTCGCAGACTGACTTGCTGAAAGATGTATTCAAAGACCTGCTGTTTAGCAAGCGCCCGATGGAGCAACGCGTAAATCGTTTGATGATTGATTCGTTATTGAAAAAATCGTTGGCCGAACGCGGCATTGGGCTGCCCTATGAATTTGCGATTCAAAACAACAATCAGTCCAACGTACTGTTCTCAACCATCGCTTACCGTCCCGATACGACGGGGAGTGAGCTGTTTCGGGCCAGTTTATTTCCCAACGAAATCAATACGCTGCCGAGTCAGTTACTGGTCTATTTTCCCGAACGTCAAGCGTTTATTTTACAAAACATGAGCTTTTCGCTGATTAGCTCCGCATTGTTATTATTGGTGATTTTGGGATGTTTTTACGTGGCCGTGACGACCATTTTGAAGCAGAAAAAACTCTCGGATGTCAAAAATGATTTTATCAACAACATGACCCACGAGTTCAAAACGCCGCTTTCGACGATTTCGTTGGCCGTGAGCATGGCCCGCGAACAAGTAGAAACACCGCAAAGTGAAAAAGCCAAAATCCAGCGGTATTTGGGCATCATTCGAGACGAAACACAGCGCTTAGGTGGGCACGTAGAGAAGGTCTTACAAATGGCGCTCCTCGACCGTGGCGAAATCAAACTCAAACCTACCGAGGTGAACATCCATGACGTGATTGAGAAAGTACTCAACAATTTGGGGGTACAGTTGGAGCAACGGCAGGGTGAAATCGAACTGAGCTTTGAAGCCACCAACGAATTGGTAGAAGCCGACGAGCTGCACCTGACCAATATTTTGACCAACCTGCTTGATAACGCCAACAAGTACTCACCAGAAGCGCCTCACATTGCCGTGGGTACGTATAGCGACGATAGTTTTGTCTATGTAAGCGTAAGCGACCAAGGACGAGGAATGACCAAAGAGCAACAAACCAAAATTTTTGACCCTTTCTACCGCGTTCCGACGGGAAACATTCACGATGTGAAAGGCTTTGGTTTGGGCCTTAGCTACGTCAAGAAGATGGTGGAGGCACACGGTGGAGCCATCGAAGTAGAAAGTAAATTAGGAAAAGGAAGTACATTTACCGTAAAATTGCCCTTAAAACATGACTAA
- a CDS encoding CPBP family intramembrane glutamic endopeptidase, giving the protein MLPLQPNSFIDASKQGDNRLGLYVAVFLLVVIANVVGSIPGAWAMVELRSNELSLPIYLVMALVFLSFVVALGTLWFCVQYIHKRSPFTMIVPSGQVNWKRVVASGGLWLGCSVAVELVTYLLFPDKYRLSLNWSEFLPSLIVGLLFIPFQTSFEELFFRGYLMQGIGSWNFWVGVTIPAILFGLAHSFNDEVEAAGSLGIAMIYYIGVGVFFGLLTVYDRSLELPLGVHAANNLYAFLVVGYPSSSIPTATIWMMNELNFPLMIGQWLLTLGLYLLLRKRLVK; this is encoded by the coding sequence ATGCTTCCACTTCAACCCAACTCTTTTATTGACGCTTCTAAGCAAGGCGACAACCGCCTTGGCCTTTACGTAGCGGTTTTTTTGCTGGTAGTTATTGCCAACGTCGTTGGGTCTATCCCAGGCGCTTGGGCGATGGTAGAACTGCGCTCAAACGAGCTATCTTTGCCAATTTACTTGGTAATGGCGTTGGTTTTTTTATCCTTCGTCGTAGCCTTGGGCACACTTTGGTTTTGTGTTCAGTACATTCACAAGCGTTCACCGTTTACGATGATTGTTCCTTCGGGGCAAGTCAACTGGAAACGTGTAGTGGCGTCGGGTGGGCTGTGGCTTGGCTGTTCCGTAGCCGTGGAGCTAGTTACTTACTTGCTTTTTCCTGATAAATACCGTTTGAGCCTCAACTGGTCGGAGTTTTTGCCATCGTTGATTGTGGGGCTGCTTTTTATTCCTTTTCAAACCTCTTTTGAGGAATTGTTTTTTCGGGGGTATTTGATGCAGGGCATTGGTTCTTGGAATTTTTGGGTAGGAGTAACCATTCCCGCTATCTTGTTTGGATTGGCGCACAGTTTCAACGATGAGGTAGAGGCGGCAGGTTCATTGGGCATTGCCATGATTTACTACATTGGCGTAGGGGTATTTTTTGGCCTTCTTACGGTGTATGACCGAAGCCTGGAGCTGCCTTTGGGGGTTCATGCGGCCAATAACCTGTACGCATTTTTGGTGGTGGGTTATCCGAGTAGTTCTATTCCTACAGCGACTATTTGGATGATGAACGAGCTCAATTTTCCCCTGATGATTGGGCAATGGTTACTGACGTTAGGACTGTATCTTTTGTTGCGCAAACGATTAGTGAAGTGA
- a CDS encoding glycerophosphodiester phosphodiesterase family protein, with protein MNYLQRYVILLLVALLCVFKGAAQTAPVLPAAKNKLVVIAHRGNHINVPENSLASYEEAIKSGADYVEIDLRTSKDGILMIHHDVTVDRMTNGQGNVADKTWAELQSLQLKNPKADDPTAYRIPEFREVLRLCKNRIHIYLDFKNADVAETWKQIQAEGMENQVVVYLNKVPDYKKWRSVAPQMPLMTSLFDEVKNKDQLRYFLGQVKIEALDNIYDKEMVQAAQSEGVSVWLDVQSPSEGQEAWNNALQKGVNGIQTDQPEALVKYLTTNGWRNGLSQNAAPLPKKPSYQSLLDVPYGDAEGKQNLLDAFYPDNHNSNTKLIVYIHGGSWSRGDKSEFPKQLLEELVGNRGYMVVSINYRLVKDGQNLFPAQIEDVKKALEFLSSKAKRYGFNGNEFALMGGSAGAHLAMLYAYKHDAKKQVKTVVNLWGPTDLTDKTIRPDGSDADNTVIRFLGTPDHKAQICVDASPLLHLTKETAVPTISFHGVEDPLVHVSQAENLHKKLQSLGTLSQLELYPKEKHGMSASAAVDVFSKMVAWLEKQYPAK; from the coding sequence ATGAACTATTTACAAAGGTATGTGATATTACTACTTGTCGCCTTACTTTGCGTTTTTAAGGGAGCTGCCCAAACGGCTCCCGTACTTCCTGCGGCAAAAAATAAATTGGTGGTGATTGCTCACCGAGGCAACCACATTAATGTTCCCGAAAATAGCTTGGCATCTTACGAAGAAGCCATCAAAAGTGGAGCCGATTATGTTGAAATTGACCTTAGGACAAGCAAAGATGGTATTTTGATGATTCACCACGATGTGACCGTTGACCGCATGACCAATGGTCAAGGCAACGTAGCGGACAAAACGTGGGCCGAACTTCAATCACTTCAACTCAAAAATCCCAAAGCCGACGACCCAACGGCCTACCGAATCCCTGAGTTTCGGGAGGTGTTGCGTTTGTGCAAAAACCGCATTCATATTTACCTCGATTTTAAAAATGCCGACGTGGCCGAAACCTGGAAACAGATTCAGGCGGAGGGAATGGAAAATCAAGTAGTTGTCTATTTAAACAAAGTACCCGACTACAAAAAATGGCGGAGCGTGGCTCCTCAAATGCCGTTGATGACGAGCTTGTTTGACGAGGTAAAAAACAAAGACCAACTGAGGTATTTTCTGGGACAAGTCAAAATTGAGGCGCTCGATAACATCTACGACAAAGAAATGGTGCAAGCCGCCCAAAGCGAGGGCGTAAGCGTTTGGCTAGATGTTCAAAGCCCTTCGGAAGGCCAAGAGGCGTGGAACAATGCGCTTCAGAAGGGCGTCAACGGCATTCAAACCGACCAGCCCGAAGCATTGGTAAAATATTTAACGACCAACGGATGGCGAAATGGACTGAGCCAAAATGCGGCTCCGTTGCCTAAGAAACCAAGCTATCAGTCGCTGTTGGATGTACCGTATGGCGATGCCGAAGGAAAACAGAATTTGCTTGATGCGTTTTATCCCGATAATCACAATAGCAACACCAAGTTGATTGTCTATATCCACGGAGGGTCGTGGAGCCGAGGAGATAAAAGCGAGTTTCCCAAACAGTTGCTTGAAGAGCTGGTCGGGAATCGGGGTTATATGGTAGTTTCTATCAATTATCGTTTGGTAAAAGATGGTCAAAACCTTTTTCCTGCTCAAATTGAAGACGTCAAAAAAGCACTTGAATTTCTGTCGAGCAAGGCAAAACGGTACGGTTTTAACGGCAACGAATTTGCCCTCATGGGCGGCAGCGCAGGAGCGCATTTGGCGATGCTGTACGCCTACAAACACGACGCCAAAAAACAGGTAAAAACCGTCGTCAACTTGTGGGGACCTACCGACTTGACGGACAAAACCATCCGCCCCGACGGCAGCGATGCCGACAATACCGTCATTCGCTTTCTGGGAACGCCCGACCACAAAGCCCAAATCTGCGTGGATGCAAGTCCGTTATTACATTTGACCAAAGAAACAGCGGTGCCCACCATTTCTTTTCACGGGGTTGAAGACCCGTTGGTGCACGTCAGTCAGGCCGAAAATCTCCATAAAAAACTACAGTCGCTGGGAACACTTTCGCAGTTAGAACTTTACCCAAAAGAAAAACACGGGATGAGTGCTTCGGCGGCGGTAGATGTGTTTTCAAAAATGGTTGCTTGGCTCGAAAAGCAGTATCCTGCGAAGTAG
- a CDS encoding metallophosphoesterase family protein: MQLRFLTPFIFLAFFTFKIQAQTTVKEVLDGAVTRLYQQLTPAQLDTISDEYILGFLSAKERQILATRYWTFEVNVPVVVSLMRDQAQKVPPFWLVKSGFQKTTMQVKNEEYTYEVWQKKFNKGIVQLGINGFDKHRPVYFISVGPQKKGEKVKISRVSPANQQFYEMKVGAFTYHDWDDLVLEEVPEALKGQILFTTIRGRAREAHLKNAFRQTPYPSQSHPDQVVLNLSGDPKTTMDVQWRTRPNVTKGQVIYWKAQTTDTLRTEASMITIEDRLLRNDRYINHFSAHLRGLQPATTYHYRVGSASGGWSDVASFKTQAATPEGFSFIWFGDTHKSPDWGAMAQKTLARHPEISFYSIIGDLVSTGLNRDEWDEFFHHSGNVLSYKPLMPIPGNHDSQDGLGAAMYQQLFSLPTNGPAQLPKERTYSFEYQNALFVMIDGTFLNHEQTAWIEQQLANSKAKWKFVMLHFPPYNFEEDYSQIRKEWGVLFDRYHVDMVMSGHVHYYMRSKPMKAEKIVESPQNGTIYTISISIPSHHKEWPEEPYAAARFQSGPVYQHIRIDGNRLVYRCLDPDGKVKDELTIEK, from the coding sequence ATGCAATTACGTTTTCTCACACCATTCATTTTTCTCGCTTTTTTTACGTTCAAAATCCAAGCCCAAACCACGGTCAAAGAAGTGCTCGACGGCGCGGTGACGCGCTTGTACCAACAATTGACTCCCGCTCAGTTAGACACAATTTCGGACGAATACATCCTTGGCTTTTTGTCGGCAAAAGAACGCCAAATTTTAGCAACGCGCTACTGGACGTTTGAGGTGAACGTCCCCGTGGTGGTTTCACTCATGCGCGACCAAGCCCAGAAAGTTCCTCCGTTTTGGTTGGTGAAAAGTGGTTTCCAAAAAACTACCATGCAAGTCAAAAACGAAGAATATACCTACGAAGTTTGGCAAAAGAAGTTTAACAAGGGAATTGTTCAGTTGGGAATAAACGGATTCGACAAACACCGTCCTGTGTATTTTATCAGCGTAGGTCCTCAAAAAAAGGGTGAGAAAGTAAAGATTTCGCGGGTATCGCCAGCCAATCAACAGTTCTACGAAATGAAAGTAGGCGCATTTACTTACCACGATTGGGACGATTTGGTACTGGAAGAAGTCCCTGAAGCATTGAAAGGCCAAATACTCTTTACGACGATTCGGGGACGGGCGCGGGAAGCCCATTTAAAAAACGCATTTCGACAGACGCCTTACCCGTCGCAGTCGCATCCTGACCAAGTAGTGCTCAACCTCAGCGGCGATCCCAAAACGACGATGGACGTGCAGTGGCGCACGCGACCTAACGTAACAAAAGGGCAAGTAATTTACTGGAAAGCCCAAACAACAGATACGCTGCGGACAGAAGCCTCAATGATAACGATTGAAGACCGACTTCTTCGCAACGACCGTTACATCAATCATTTTTCGGCGCATTTGAGAGGATTGCAACCCGCCACTACGTATCACTATCGCGTAGGTTCGGCGAGCGGTGGCTGGTCGGATGTGGCGTCGTTTAAAACCCAAGCTGCGACACCCGAGGGCTTTTCGTTCATTTGGTTTGGCGATACCCACAAGTCGCCCGATTGGGGAGCAATGGCGCAAAAAACGTTAGCCCGCCACCCCGAAATTTCGTTTTATTCTATTATCGGAGATTTGGTCAGTACGGGCCTGAACCGCGACGAATGGGACGAGTTTTTTCATCATTCAGGCAATGTTTTGAGTTACAAGCCGCTGATGCCCATTCCAGGCAACCACGATAGCCAAGACGGCCTTGGGGCGGCGATGTACCAACAACTTTTTAGCTTACCTACCAACGGGCCTGCACAGTTGCCCAAAGAGCGTACGTATTCGTTTGAGTACCAAAATGCCCTTTTTGTGATGATTGACGGGACGTTTTTGAACCACGAACAAACGGCTTGGATAGAACAGCAGTTGGCCAATTCAAAAGCCAAATGGAAGTTTGTGATGCTGCATTTTCCACCCTATAATTTTGAAGAAGACTATTCGCAAATCCGCAAAGAGTGGGGCGTTCTTTTTGACCGTTACCACGTGGACATGGTCATGAGCGGGCACGTGCATTATTACATGCGCAGCAAACCCATGAAAGCCGAAAAAATAGTAGAAAGTCCCCAAAATGGGACGATTTATACCATTTCCATTAGCATCCCGAGTCACCACAAAGAATGGCCAGAGGAGCCGTATGCGGCGGCGCGTTTTCAAAGCGGCCCTGTGTATCAGCACATCCGCATCGACGGCAACCGCTTAGTGTATCGTTGCCTCGACCCTGACGGGAAGGTAAAAGATGAATTGACGATTGAAAAGTAG
- a CDS encoding response regulator transcription factor, whose translation MTKPPITRILLTEDDPNLGQLLQEYLTNKGYKTDLATDGNAGLKAFLEGTYDLCLFDVMMPKKDGFSLAKEIRLTDKDVPIIFLTAKSMKEDTIQGFKVGADDYITKPFSMEELLLRIQAVLRRYQKATFTLEAQPSVFQLGSYTFDADHQLLTRNGVPQKLTSKESGLLKLFCENKNQPINRSFALKLIWGDDSYFNARSMDVYITKLRKYLKDDPALQIMNLHGEGFKLLEDV comes from the coding sequence ATGACTAAACCTCCCATCACCCGCATTCTTTTGACCGAAGATGACCCGAATTTGGGGCAACTTTTACAAGAATACCTAACCAACAAAGGGTATAAAACCGATTTGGCTACCGATGGGAATGCAGGACTAAAGGCTTTTTTAGAAGGAACGTACGATTTGTGCTTGTTCGACGTGATGATGCCCAAAAAAGACGGGTTCTCGTTGGCCAAAGAAATTCGCCTGACCGACAAAGACGTGCCCATCATTTTTCTGACGGCCAAAAGCATGAAAGAAGATACGATTCAGGGGTTTAAAGTAGGCGCCGACGACTACATTACCAAACCGTTTAGCATGGAAGAATTGCTACTGCGGATTCAAGCAGTGCTGCGTCGGTATCAAAAAGCAACTTTTACGTTGGAGGCTCAGCCGAGTGTGTTTCAACTGGGAAGTTACACCTTTGATGCAGACCACCAATTACTCACGAGAAACGGTGTTCCGCAGAAATTGACGAGTAAAGAATCGGGTTTGTTGAAGTTGTTTTGTGAAAATAAAAACCAACCCATCAACCGCAGTTTTGCGTTAAAATTGATTTGGGGAGATGATTCTTACTTCAATGCCCGCAGCATGGATGTGTATATTACCAAGCTAAGAAAATACCTCAAAGACGACCCTGCGCTTCAAATTATGAACCTCCACGGCGAAGGGTTTAAGTTGTTGGAAGATGTATAA
- the proB gene encoding glutamate 5-kinase — MSKPILVLKFGSAAITKANGELNQLVMVEIARQVAQLYTDYHVVIVSSGAVAAGKQYIRSYAGEITQRKAAAAIGNLLLLNKYAQFFSPYDIPVAQSLCERGHFANRDQFLQMKDTFQELWENGIIPIVNENDVVSSHELKFSDNDELATLIAVGFGADTLMLCTSVGGLLDDKGQVIPRVSQVNDVFQFVRSDKSSVGLGGMTSKLTFAKLATRMGIRTIIFGMNEPDGILHAIREETGTVFAPQDNSLSARNRWLGSGSLVAGRITIDDGAAQALQNRKSLLAVGIKNVAGDFEAGEVVELLNSEGNLVAVAKARESSVVIVQNLRTQNFEVANANDIVLL, encoded by the coding sequence ATGTCAAAGCCCATCTTAGTTTTAAAATTCGGAAGTGCAGCTATCACCAAAGCAAACGGAGAACTCAATCAGCTTGTGATGGTGGAAATTGCCCGTCAAGTAGCGCAGTTATACACCGACTACCACGTCGTTATTGTGTCGTCGGGGGCCGTGGCGGCGGGGAAACAGTACATCCGCAGCTACGCGGGAGAAATCACCCAACGCAAAGCAGCGGCGGCCATCGGTAACTTATTGTTGTTGAACAAATACGCGCAGTTTTTCTCGCCTTACGACATTCCCGTGGCGCAAAGCCTGTGCGAACGGGGGCACTTTGCCAACCGCGACCAGTTTTTGCAAATGAAAGACACTTTTCAAGAACTGTGGGAAAACGGCATCATTCCAATCGTCAACGAAAACGACGTGGTCAGTAGCCACGAGCTAAAGTTTTCGGACAACGACGAACTCGCTACCCTCATTGCCGTTGGATTTGGGGCAGATACCCTGATGCTTTGTACGTCGGTAGGAGGTTTGTTGGATGATAAAGGCCAAGTGATTCCACGCGTGTCGCAGGTCAATGACGTGTTTCAGTTTGTGCGAAGCGATAAATCAAGTGTAGGCTTAGGAGGAATGACGTCGAAACTGACGTTTGCCAAGTTGGCGACGCGTATGGGGATTCGTACCATTATTTTTGGAATGAACGAACCCGATGGGATTTTGCACGCGATTCGTGAAGAAACAGGAACCGTTTTTGCTCCTCAAGACAATAGCCTTTCGGCGCGTAATCGCTGGTTAGGAAGTGGGAGTTTGGTCGCAGGTCGTATTACTATCGACGACGGCGCTGCGCAAGCCCTTCAAAATCGGAAAAGCCTTTTGGCCGTTGGGATTAAAAACGTAGCGGGCGATTTTGAAGCGGGCGAAGTGGTGGAGCTACTCAATTCGGAAGGAAACTTGGTGGCAGTGGCCAAAGCCCGTGAATCTTCGGTGGTGATTGTCCAAAATCTACGTACCCAAAACTTTGAAGTCGCCAATGCCAACGATATAGTCTTGTTATAA
- a CDS encoding Hsp20/alpha crystallin family protein has protein sequence MATLVKTNGNFPTLFGNVFGKDFNELFAPANLTNYGVPAVNIVEGESGFRLEVAAPGLKKEDFKINLENNVLSISAQKEQKSEETTEKYTRKEFSFNSFRRSFTLPNTIDGEKIAATYTDGVLNVELPKKEEAKKTPRLIEIA, from the coding sequence ATGGCAACTTTAGTAAAAACCAACGGCAACTTCCCCACTTTGTTCGGCAACGTATTCGGAAAAGATTTTAACGAGCTTTTTGCTCCCGCTAACTTGACAAACTACGGTGTCCCTGCCGTAAACATCGTTGAAGGCGAAAGCGGATTCCGACTTGAGGTAGCTGCTCCAGGTTTGAAGAAGGAAGATTTTAAAATCAACTTAGAAAACAATGTACTGAGCATTTCGGCTCAAAAAGAGCAAAAAAGCGAAGAAACCACCGAAAAATATACGCGCAAAGAGTTCAGCTTTAACAGCTTCCGCCGCTCTTTCACTTTGCCCAATACCATCGACGGCGAAAAAATCGCGGCTACTTATACCGACGGGGTATTGAACGTAGAGCTTCCTAAAAAAGAAGAAGCGAAGAAAACTCCTCGCTTGATTGAAATTGCGTAA